GGGCTGGTACAAATTTTTGCCCCGTGCGGGCGGTCATTCCCGAATGGGTTCAGGATTCTGTACGGTGAGGGTGGGACTTTTTGGTGTGCAAGGTCTGGATTGGTTGTCGTAATAGGCCGAATTGACGTGATAACTTGACGAAAAATGGTGCTCTGCGTCTTTTGGCACGGCTCCTGCTATAAGAAAAATACCTTCCTCTGAATGAACATTTTGCAAAAAGGCTTTTCGGGTGGCTCCCGGAAGGCCTTTTTCATTTGGACAAGGCCGAACGGCCGGCCGATGGCCTCTTTCCTGCCCCTCTCCGGCATTGTTGCCTCTCCGCTGTCCCGGCAATGCCTGCCCGGCCCCTCCCGCCCCCAACCGCCGCAGTTTTGGTCGCGTATAAAATCCTGCACTCGGACCAGTGTGGGCCAGGGGGAGGCAAGTCCGACAAAAAAAGCACAGGCACGGTGAGCGCCAATCCGACGAGGGTGCGGCGGGGATTGCGTGAGGGCTGGCTTGGGCGGGGCATTGTCGTTGCCACGGTGGTCCGGGATTGGCATAAACGGGCACAGGGCTCGGCGAAGACAGACAATTGGCAGCGCGGCATGGCATTGGAACTCACCAGCATTGACGGACACGAGCGGACGCAATTATCTGTCAGGGCGAAGCCTTTTGGGGAAGCACACCGTTTTTGTCAGGCCGGATTGTTCAAGGAGAGCACTGTGCGAGCTGTGAAATGAAGGGAACGCGAAATGTCGTCATCTTTGAACGGCTCTGGCTTGGTTCGATAGTCATTGGCGTTGTGCTGGCCGTTTTTGGACCGCAACAATCGAATCCGTTTTTGAGTGATTCGATGATGCTTTTGTTGCAGGTTGTGTCAGTCGCTTCAAATCTTTGGCTTGTCCTGTTGGTTTCCAGGAAAAACAGCAACGCTTCACGCTATCTCCTCTTGATCTCGTTTGTAGGCGGAGCCGCTTTTGACCTGCCGGATGTACTTGGGATGACGCGTCCACTTGGCCAATCGTTATTGACGATTGTTCAATATGGAATGCAATTGTCTGGTCTGTATTATTTATTTTTAACAAAGAATTCAAGTGCATATAGGCAGGGATCGTTCGTGTCGAGCGACAAGGGCATTGAGAGTGAAATCAATGAAAGCGGAAGATCTGTCCTGCTTGATTGCGCTCTGAATTTGCTTGAATCAAATAGGTACGATGAAGCGATAGTGCTGTTTGATGACGTCATACGGTCAAACCCTGGAAACGTGGATGCCTACTGCGGTCGTGGCCTCTGCTTCATGCGACTTGGCCAAACGGAGAAGGGGCTCTCCGATATCCAGCGAGCAGCGATCAATGGCAGTGTCCCGGCGCAAGAGTTGTTGCGGCAGCAATAGCGCCCGTACGTCCCGGAGGTCCGGTCTCGCCGCAGGCCGCTCGGTGCGGCGACCTGGGCAGGGGAGGGGCGACGACGGCGGCGTGGTTTTTGTTGTGTCTTGCGGGGGCGATTGACGCGCCGCTCGGCTGATTGCGCCTGTGCCCCGGCGCAGGGTCATGAGGCTGTCCGTCAGGGGGCAGGGAAGAGGTGGCTGTTTTCAGGGCCTGGGGCTGTTAGGGGGGGGTGAGCGAAGCGTCTCAAGCAGGGAGCAGGACGAAAGGCACAGGCCAAAGAAGGGAACGAGTCGGGGCAAGATGAACAAGAGTTATCGTGACAACAATATTTTTCGTTGCTAGCCCCGTTCCCGGGGGCCAATGCCGTGTCCTTTTGCCCAGGCCTTGCAACACGGGGCGCTATTCCTCATTTTTTTTCAGGAAGAAAGAGGATGAAAAGCAAATTTGCAGCAACGATGCTCACGCTTTTCCTGACCATGAATCTCGGCTCCGGTTGGACGCAACGTCTTGACCACCAGATCTGGAAAATTGAATCGTCCCTGCGCGATGCAGTGGAGACCAGAGTCTCTACGGAGCAGTTGCTGGACGCGGAACGGAAATGCCGGTCCCGCGCCCAGGTGACCAAGGAAGGGTGAGGGCGCAACCCGCCGGCCGCGAGAGGTGCAAGGCCCCGATTGCCGGCCGAAGGCGCATGGTTTTTGGCGCCAAAGTCCTGGGCGGCGCACAAACTTCCACGCGCCGCTGGGCGGCTCACCATGAGGAAGGAGCAACATGGCTGAGGCCAGAGGCGAAAAGCAGCCGCCCACCGGGCTTTCTCCCCAGCCAAGCGGCTGCCAGGCTATAGCCGGACCCGTGTTGACCCTGGCTTTGGCCGGGGCTTTGCTCTGGCTCCGAAACATCGACGTCCAGGTGCCGAACCCCATCCTTCTGTTCGCCAATTTCATTGTCCTTTCCGCCTTTCTCGGCGGCATCGCGTACGGGCTGGCCAGCGTGGCCATCGCCTTGGCCTTTGCTCTCATTTACTGGAGCATCCCCGGCCAGTTGTTTCAGTACGTGCCGATGAACCAGGAGCGGCTTTGCGTGCTGGCCTTGACCATGCCTCCCCTCGCCCTGCTGGTAGGCTGGCTGCGGGGGGCGTATGAGCGGAAACAAGAGGAGTTGCGCGAGCAAAACGTCCAGCTGTGCACCGAGTTGCGGCGCAGAGCGATCCTGGAGGAGAGGCAGCGGGACGTGGATCATATCATGCGCCACGATTTGCGCACGCCGCTGACCGGGATCATTGCCATCCCCGAGCTGCTTCTGGACGACGACAACCTGACGACGGCCCAACGCGAACTGGTGGCCATGATTGCCGTGACCGGGCGCAAGATGCTCAGCCAGATAAATGATTCCCTGGAATTGCGGACAATCGAAGAAGGCTCCTATACGCTTCAGGTCATGCCCTGTGATCCTGTCCAGATCCTGCTCGATAATTTTAAAATTTTAGGGTTGGGCAGTCATGCCGATCAGTCAAAACTGCAGCTTCGTGTGCATAATCGTGTCCTCTTACAAACTGATTGCCGCCTTCTGGATGTGATTGTCGCCAATCTGCTCCGCAATGCGCTGGAAGCCAGCGACACGGACGCGCCTGTGGTTGTTGATTTGGCTGAAGAGCGGGGGGAGTGCGTCATTGTCATTGCCAACAACCGGCCTGTCCCTGCGGAAATCCGGTCTCGTTTTTTCGAGAAGTACGTCACCGCCGGCAAGGCCGGGGGGACGGGACTTGGAACGTACAGTGCCTTGCTGATGACCACGGCCCTTGGCGGGACGCTCGCCATGGAAACCTCGGAAGAAACGGGAACGAAAGTGACGATTCGTCTTCCTCTGGGGAAGGGCTGACCGGCGCTTGGACGATGGCGACGCCTCGATAGCGGTGTGGCGGCTGGCCCAGGAGGCTGCCGGACCAGCGGTCGCAGACGTGGGCAGTTCACTTGTGGGCGGCAGCGTTCAGGCGCGTCGAAGGTAGTGGCCGGGGCGGTACAAATTTTTGCCCTCCCTGGCGGCTCCTTTTCGGCTGGGTACAGAATTTTGTACCCCCAGGAGAAGTCTCGAAGCGCCAACGGACTTATTCGGCATAGCTATTTATTTGTATTATATGGATAAATTATTGATTTTCAC
The sequence above is drawn from the Desulfovibrio sp. TomC genome and encodes:
- a CDS encoding tetratricopeptide repeat protein — encoded protein: MKGTRNVVIFERLWLGSIVIGVVLAVFGPQQSNPFLSDSMMLLLQVVSVASNLWLVLLVSRKNSNASRYLLLISFVGGAAFDLPDVLGMTRPLGQSLLTIVQYGMQLSGLYYLFLTKNSSAYRQGSFVSSDKGIESEINESGRSVLLDCALNLLESNRYDEAIVLFDDVIRSNPGNVDAYCGRGLCFMRLGQTEKGLSDIQRAAINGSVPAQELLRQQ
- a CDS encoding sensor histidine kinase, which encodes MTLALAGALLWLRNIDVQVPNPILLFANFIVLSAFLGGIAYGLASVAIALAFALIYWSIPGQLFQYVPMNQERLCVLALTMPPLALLVGWLRGAYERKQEELREQNVQLCTELRRRAILEERQRDVDHIMRHDLRTPLTGIIAIPELLLDDDNLTTAQRELVAMIAVTGRKMLSQINDSLELRTIEEGSYTLQVMPCDPVQILLDNFKILGLGSHADQSKLQLRVHNRVLLQTDCRLLDVIVANLLRNALEASDTDAPVVVDLAEERGECVIVIANNRPVPAEIRSRFFEKYVTAGKAGGTGLGTYSALLMTTALGGTLAMETSEETGTKVTIRLPLGKG